A window from Desulfonatronum sp. SC1 encodes these proteins:
- a CDS encoding type I restriction endonuclease subunit R, with translation MPTPSEHKTVQARILTYAEAIGWTFVSHEEAERRRGFDPDVPPADRSKNRSLFFDDLLDAKVREFNPRYAEAEGALLGRFRHLHADIFGNREFVEHLRNRGKFFDHEEKRERDLVLIDYDDPERPPAARRNVYEVTEEWAFHNGHYGTREDVVFLINGIPVLMIECKNANKDEAIALGVDQIRRYHRETPELFVSQQVFTATDAIGFSYGVTWNTVRRNIFNWKNEEIGKLEAKVKSFCAIGQVLAFLKDYIVFAEKDEELNKYILRQHQTGAVEATVSRALDPVRTRGLIWHTQGSGKTFTMIKAAERLFRAPEADKPTILLMIDRNELEDQMLKNLAALGLSNLEHAGSIARLNKLLCDDYRGIIVTMIHKFRDMPANINTRSNIYVLIDEAHRTTGGDLGNFLMAGLPNAGYIGFTGTPVDKTAYGRGTFKTFGCEDDKGYLHKYSIADSIGDGTTLPLYYSLAESEMLVPHETLDKEFLSLAEAEGVADIAELNKILERAVNLKNFLKGTDRIQKVAQFVAQHYRENVEPLGYKAFLVGVDREACALYKHALDRFLPAEYSEVVYTGSNNDSALLKEFHLEAKKERQIRKSFGKLEQQPKILIVTEKLLTGFDAPVLYAMYLDKPMRDHTLLQAIARVNRPYENELAEMVKPHGFVLDFVGIFDKLEKALAFDSEEINAIVKDLKLLKVLFQNKMDQRAPGYLALIERNFDDKDVDALIEHFRDPERRKAFFKEFKEIEMLYEIISPDAFLRPFIDDYGTLAAIYDVVRKAYAKRIQVDRDFQKKTRELVQKHVGTGYILPVNEILELNEDTVRYIAENKGGDGNKIINLVKSIEKKAEEESDDPYLIAMAQRAQAVQESFEDRQTSTADALDALLREVEANEARKKEQAKKGFDGLTYFVYRTLLDAEINNAEDVSRTIKQAFVEFPNWKKSENSLRELRKKVTFAVLANSDDLERVTALVNQLFRLLEKADRI, from the coding sequence ATGCCCACACCCTCCGAACACAAAACCGTCCAAGCCCGCATCCTCACCTACGCCGAGGCCATCGGATGGACATTCGTGTCCCACGAGGAAGCCGAACGGCGGCGCGGATTCGACCCTGACGTGCCGCCAGCCGATCGCTCCAAGAACCGCTCGCTCTTCTTCGACGACCTGCTCGACGCCAAGGTGCGGGAGTTCAACCCGCGTTATGCCGAGGCCGAGGGCGCGTTGCTCGGTCGGTTTCGCCATCTCCACGCCGACATTTTCGGCAACCGGGAATTCGTCGAGCATCTGCGCAACCGGGGCAAATTTTTCGATCACGAGGAGAAGCGCGAGCGCGATCTGGTCCTGATCGATTATGATGATCCGGAGAGGCCACCGGCGGCTCGCCGGAATGTTTATGAAGTCACCGAGGAGTGGGCCTTTCACAACGGCCACTACGGCACGCGGGAGGATGTGGTCTTTCTGATCAACGGCATACCGGTGCTGATGATCGAGTGCAAGAACGCCAATAAAGACGAGGCGATTGCCCTGGGGGTGGACCAGATCCGCCGCTACCACCGCGAAACGCCCGAGCTGTTCGTGTCCCAGCAAGTCTTTACCGCCACCGACGCCATCGGCTTTTCCTACGGGGTCACTTGGAACACGGTGCGCCGGAATATCTTCAACTGGAAGAATGAGGAGATCGGCAAGCTGGAGGCCAAGGTGAAGAGCTTCTGCGCCATCGGGCAGGTGCTCGCCTTCCTGAAGGACTACATCGTCTTTGCCGAGAAGGACGAGGAGCTGAACAAATACATCCTGCGCCAGCACCAGACCGGCGCGGTGGAGGCCACCGTCAGCCGCGCTCTCGATCCCGTTCGCACCCGCGGCCTGATCTGGCACACCCAGGGCAGCGGCAAGACCTTCACCATGATCAAGGCGGCGGAGCGGCTCTTCCGCGCCCCCGAGGCGGACAAGCCGACGATTCTGCTGATGATCGACCGCAACGAGCTGGAAGATCAGATGCTCAAGAACCTGGCCGCCCTGGGCTTAAGCAATCTGGAACATGCCGGCAGCATCGCGCGGCTGAACAAGCTGCTCTGCGACGACTACCGGGGGATCATCGTGACGATGATCCACAAGTTCCGCGACATGCCGGCGAATATCAATACCCGCTCGAATATCTACGTGCTGATCGATGAGGCGCACCGCACCACGGGCGGCGATCTGGGCAACTTCCTGATGGCCGGGCTGCCGAATGCCGGCTATATCGGCTTTACCGGCACCCCGGTGGACAAGACCGCCTACGGACGCGGCACCTTCAAGACCTTCGGCTGCGAGGACGACAAGGGCTATCTGCACAAGTACTCCATTGCCGACAGCATCGGCGACGGCACCACCTTGCCGCTCTACTACAGCCTGGCCGAAAGCGAGATGCTGGTGCCGCACGAAACCCTGGACAAGGAGTTCCTCTCCCTGGCCGAAGCCGAGGGTGTGGCGGATATCGCGGAGCTGAACAAGATCCTCGAACGGGCGGTGAACCTGAAGAATTTTCTCAAGGGCACGGACCGCATTCAAAAGGTGGCGCAATTTGTCGCGCAGCACTACCGCGAGAATGTCGAGCCGCTGGGATACAAGGCCTTTCTGGTGGGCGTCGATCGCGAGGCCTGCGCCCTTTATAAACATGCCCTGGACCGGTTTTTGCCGGCCGAATATTCCGAGGTGGTCTACACCGGCAGCAACAACGACTCCGCGCTGCTCAAGGAATTCCACCTCGAAGCGAAAAAAGAGCGGCAGATCCGCAAGAGCTTCGGCAAGCTCGAGCAGCAGCCGAAGATCCTGATCGTCACCGAGAAGCTGCTCACCGGCTTCGACGCGCCGGTGCTCTACGCGATGTATCTCGACAAGCCGATGCGCGACCACACCTTGCTGCAGGCCATCGCCCGGGTGAACCGTCCCTACGAAAACGAGCTAGCCGAGATGGTCAAGCCACACGGCTTTGTGCTCGATTTCGTCGGCATCTTCGACAAGCTGGAGAAGGCCCTGGCCTTTGACAGCGAAGAGATCAACGCCATCGTCAAGGACCTGAAGCTCCTCAAGGTGCTTTTCCAGAACAAGATGGACCAGCGGGCTCCGGGATACCTGGCGCTGATCGAGCGGAATTTTGACGACAAGGATGTCGACGCCCTGATCGAGCATTTTCGCGACCCGGAACGGCGCAAGGCGTTCTTCAAGGAATTCAAGGAGATCGAGATGCTCTACGAGATCATCTCCCCGGATGCCTTCCTGCGGCCCTTCATCGATGATTACGGCACGCTCGCGGCGATCTACGACGTCGTGAGAAAGGCCTACGCCAAGCGGATCCAGGTTGATCGGGATTTCCAGAAAAAGACCCGTGAGCTGGTCCAAAAGCATGTCGGGACCGGTTACATCCTGCCCGTCAACGAAATCCTGGAACTGAACGAAGACACGGTCAGGTATATCGCCGAGAACAAGGGCGGAGACGGGAACAAGATCATCAACCTGGTCAAGAGCATTGAAAAAAAGGCCGAGGAGGAGAGCGACGACCCGTATCTCATCGCCATGGCCCAGCGGGCGCAAGCGGTACAGGAGAGTTTTGAGGATCGTCAGACCAGCACGGCTGATGCGCTGGACGCGTTATTACGGGAAGTGGAAGCGAATGAGGCGCGAAAAAAGGAGCAGGCAAAGAAGGGTTTTGATGGCTTGACCTACTTTGTCTATCGAACGCTGCTTGATGCGGAGATCAACAACGCTGAAGACGTGAGCCGCACGATCAAGCAGGCCTTCGTGGAATTTCCCAACTGGAAGAAGAGCGAAAACTCGCTGCGCGAGCTGCGCAAAAAAGTGACCTTCGCCGTTCTG
- a CDS encoding virulence RhuM family protein: MMSKGKYPKVSGKNEKSLVRSSAAEYLTFVAASGTGGVEVVYADENIWLTQKMMGVLYDVETHTINYHLKKIFADNELQENAVIRNFRITAADGKSYNTKHYNLAAIIAVGYKVNSERAVQFRKWATTIIEEFTIKGYTMDDERLKSGGSILTNQYFEEQLQRIREIRLSERKFYQKITDIYATSIDYDVTAQATKRFFSTVQNKLHWAIHGQTAAEVIFHRANAEKENMGLTTWKDAPRGKIQKFDVGVAKNYLNEYEMAQLVRLVSAYLDVAEAMALRKIPMTMQDWETRLNRFIEATDREILQDAGKVTAEIAKAHAECEFERYRIVQDRLFESDFDRIMKQLGRNTKPDE; the protein is encoded by the coding sequence ATGATGAGTAAGGGCAAGTATCCGAAGGTATCCGGAAAGAATGAGAAATCCCTCGTCCGTTCCTCGGCGGCGGAATATCTGACCTTTGTCGCGGCAAGCGGTACGGGCGGTGTGGAGGTGGTTTACGCCGATGAGAACATCTGGCTGACCCAGAAGATGATGGGGGTACTCTATGATGTGGAAACCCACACCATCAACTACCACCTGAAAAAAATCTTTGCCGACAATGAGTTGCAGGAAAATGCAGTTATTCGAAATTTTCGAATAACTGCCGCCGACGGCAAAAGTTACAACACCAAGCACTACAACCTCGCCGCCATCATCGCCGTCGGCTACAAGGTCAACTCCGAACGTGCCGTGCAGTTCCGCAAATGGGCGACCACCATTATCGAGGAGTTCACCATCAAGGGCTACACGATGGATGACGAGCGCCTGAAAAGTGGCGGCTCCATCCTCACCAATCAATACTTTGAAGAGCAGTTACAGCGCATTCGAGAGATTCGCCTCTCCGAACGAAAGTTTTACCAGAAAATCACCGACATCTACGCGACCTCCATCGACTATGACGTGACGGCCCAGGCCACCAAGCGATTTTTCTCGACTGTACAGAACAAGCTGCACTGGGCAATCCACGGCCAGACGGCAGCTGAGGTTATTTTCCACCGGGCCAATGCCGAAAAAGAGAACATGGGCCTGACCACTTGGAAGGACGCCCCGCGAGGGAAAATCCAGAAATTCGACGTCGGCGTGGCCAAGAACTACCTGAACGAATATGAAATGGCGCAACTGGTACGGCTGGTTTCGGCCTATCTGGATGTTGCGGAAGCTATGGCGCTGCGTAAGATCCCCATGACCATGCAGGATTGGGAAACCCGACTGAACCGCTTCATTGAGGCGACCGACCGTGAAATTTTGCAGGACGCGGGAAAAGTGACGGCGGAGATCGCCAAGGCCCACGCCGAGTGCGAGTTTGAAAGATACCGCATCGTGCAGGACCGGCTGTTTGAAAGCGACTTCGACCGGATTATGAAGCAGCTGGGAAGGAATACAAAACCGGATGAGTGA
- a CDS encoding restriction endonuclease subunit S, with amino-acid sequence MDGNPYPLPATWTESFIGNVVVKAKQRDPRKKPDKVFQYVDVSAVSNTSFKITGAAPTLGSEAPSRARKAIETDDVLFATVRPTLKRIALVPPELDGAIASTGYCVLRCDKAKAEPGFLYSFLITDHFNARMAGLERGASYPAVRDSDVTASWFPLPPLPEQKKIAHILSTVQRAIVAQERIIQATTELKKALMHKLFTEGLRNEPQKKTEIGPVPESWEVVPLSEVCRFQSGGTPSKKIAEFWQGTIPWVSPKDMKRPRLNDVTDHISQEALEKGSKLAPAGSVFVVVRGMILAKTVPVALAEVPMAINQDMKAIVPGTKLRSDFLLYALEAFRENLFKKVGRSGHGTATLMGHEVAAFKIPLPDLMTQNEIASAIQSLERKKELHEEKRTQLQDLFRTLLHELMTAKTRVHDIDLKIPISSR; translated from the coding sequence ATGGACGGCAATCCATATCCACTTCCTGCGACATGGACGGAATCGTTCATTGGAAATGTCGTCGTAAAAGCGAAGCAGCGTGATCCGCGGAAGAAACCCGACAAAGTTTTTCAATACGTCGATGTTTCAGCTGTCTCCAACACGTCTTTCAAAATTACCGGTGCGGCTCCCACACTCGGATCGGAAGCACCAAGCCGAGCGAGAAAAGCGATCGAAACTGACGATGTTCTGTTTGCGACAGTTCGCCCAACTCTCAAGCGAATCGCGTTGGTGCCTCCGGAACTCGACGGTGCGATTGCGAGTACCGGATATTGCGTTTTGCGGTGCGATAAAGCGAAGGCAGAACCGGGTTTCCTATATTCGTTTCTGATCACCGATCACTTCAATGCGCGGATGGCGGGATTGGAACGTGGCGCGAGTTATCCCGCAGTCCGTGACTCAGACGTAACAGCATCTTGGTTCCCGCTCCCCCCACTCCCCGAACAAAAAAAGATCGCGCACATCCTTTCGACGGTGCAGCGGGCGATCGTAGCGCAGGAGCGGATCATTCAGGCCACCACCGAGCTGAAAAAGGCCCTCATGCACAAACTCTTCACCGAAGGCCTCCGCAACGAACCCCAAAAAAAAACCGAAATCGGTCCGGTGCCGGAGAGTTGGGAGGTGGTGCCGCTCTCGGAAGTCTGTCGATTCCAGAGCGGAGGAACTCCGTCGAAGAAGATTGCAGAATTCTGGCAGGGAACAATTCCTTGGGTGTCGCCGAAGGACATGAAGCGCCCTCGACTTAATGACGTTACGGATCATATCTCCCAGGAAGCACTTGAAAAAGGCAGCAAGCTCGCCCCAGCAGGTTCAGTCTTTGTTGTCGTTCGCGGAATGATTTTGGCGAAGACTGTACCCGTCGCTCTCGCCGAAGTCCCGATGGCAATTAATCAGGATATGAAGGCCATCGTCCCCGGAACGAAGCTTCGCTCCGACTTCCTTCTCTACGCACTGGAAGCGTTCCGAGAAAACCTGTTTAAGAAAGTGGGGCGCTCCGGACACGGAACTGCAACCTTAATGGGCCATGAAGTCGCGGCATTCAAAATTCCTCTGCCAGATTTAATGACCCAGAATGAGATCGCGTCGGCAATTCAGAGTCTTGAGAGGAAGAAAGAGCTTCACGAAGAGAAGCGCACGCAACTCCAAGACCTCTTCCGCACCCTCCTTCACGAACTGATGACCGCGAAGACCCGCGTTCATGATATCGATCTTAAAATCCCGATTTCGAGTAGGTAG
- a CDS encoding DUF1016 N-terminal domain-containing protein yields the protein MSGIVSSGHKIGQVIQSDAGLVADVRSMIEQIREGIARTVNAEMTLLYWRIGKRIQTEVLGSQRAEYGKEIVHALSAQLTREFGRGFGRRNLFNMIRFADVFPDPQIVHALSAQPKADDDTAVVWISLTTEAKESKRKGGGA from the coding sequence ATGAGCGGCATCGTGAGCAGCGGACATAAAATCGGGCAAGTCATCCAGAGCGACGCCGGACTCGTGGCCGACGTGCGCTCTATGATCGAGCAAATCCGCGAGGGCATCGCACGGACGGTCAATGCGGAAATGACGTTGCTTTACTGGCGTATCGGCAAGCGAATTCAGACGGAAGTTCTTGGAAGTCAGCGTGCTGAATACGGAAAAGAGATTGTGCACGCACTGAGTGCACAATTGACGAGGGAGTTTGGACGAGGTTTTGGGCGGCGGAACCTCTTCAACATGATCCGCTTTGCCGATGTATTTCCCGATCCTCAGATTGTGCACGCACTGAGTGCCCAGCCAAAGGCGGATGATGACACTGCAGTTGTCTGGATATCTCTGACAACTGAAGCCAAAGAATCCAAACGGAAGGGAGGGGGGGCGTGA
- a CDS encoding Fic family protein, whose translation MKILNRQIDMIRSAANPFEFKSIRARTRTASQVFDKGDSSRNNFIPDEGIERMGTGIRDMIRRCKKAGLAEPEIRIDGGFFVLTIRRKKSESGTQSAPGRDQVTPQVTPQDTPQDTQQDTQQDTQQDTQQDTQQVTPQVRALLGALVDVPRSREELQEAVGIKDREHFRKAYLEPLLTVAWIERTIPDKPTSRLQKYRLMEKGRAVLELLAKNGGRE comes from the coding sequence ATGAAAATCTTGAATCGTCAGATCGACATGATCCGCAGTGCCGCTAATCCCTTTGAATTCAAAAGTATAAGAGCGCGAACGCGAACGGCTAGCCAGGTCTTCGACAAGGGCGATTCCAGCCGAAACAACTTCATCCCGGACGAGGGCATCGAAAGGATGGGAACCGGTATCCGTGACATGATCCGGCGATGCAAAAAGGCCGGCCTTGCTGAACCGGAAATCCGGATTGATGGCGGTTTTTTTGTGCTGACGATCCGGAGGAAAAAGTCTGAGTCAGGGACTCAGTCGGCACCAGGTCGGGACCAAGTCACCCCGCAAGTCACCCCGCAAGATACCCCGCAAGATACCCAGCAAGATACCCAGCAAGATACCCAGCAAGATACCCAGCAAGATACCCAGCAAGTCACTCCGCAAGTCAGGGCGCTACTCGGTGCCCTCGTCGACGTTCCACGCTCTCGCGAGGAGCTTCAGGAAGCCGTTGGCATCAAGGACCGGGAGCACTTCCGAAAGGCCTATCTCGAGCCTCTGCTTACCGTCGCCTGGATCGAACGAACCATCCCCGACAAACCCACCAGTCGCCTCCAGAAATACCGACTCATGGAAAAGGGACGGGCCGTGCTGGAGCTTTTGGCAAAGAACGGGGGACGCGAATGA